From the Kitasatospora cathayae genome, the window CCTTGGCACTGTCCACACCCGGGGCGTCGACGACCGGGTCGGCGGCCATCGAGGCGAAGGAGACGCGACGGCCTGCCATCAGCGACCCCCGTAACCGAGCTCGAGGGACAGCCGGAAGAAGTCCTCGCGGGCCCGGTAGGCGGTTCCGCTCTCCTTGTACTGGGTGACGACCGTCCCCTCGGCCACCGCTCGGGAGTGGATCTTGTACCGGCGCAGGACGGTCTTGGCGCGCGGCCATCCCCTCGCGGCGATGTACGCCTCGGTGTCCTCGAGGTCGGCACGGCCGTCCCGGGGGTCCCAGTTGTTGACGACGACCCGGTACGGGATGTCCATCGGCTCGATGACCTTCTGAATGGTCCGCGCCGTGGGGTCGAAGCACAGCGGCTCGGTGATCATCGGGACCAGGACGTCGTCCGCGATCTCCAGTGCCCGGCGCAGGATCTCCTCGTCGGCCAGGGTGCCCGGCGTGTCGATGAAGATGTGCTCGTACTCGTCCTTCGCGCCGAGGACGTCGAAAGTGCACGCCGCCAGGTTGACCGTGGTGGTGGTCTTGCCGACGCCGCCCTTCTGGTTGGCGATCACGTGGATCTTCGCGCCGGTCTTCTTGAGGTGGACCAGCTGATCGGCCTGGTCGTGCGCCGCCATGAAATCGAAGGGCAGGTTGTCCCCCACCCGCTCGGCCCAGACGACCGCGGACCCCTGGGGGTCGGTGGACACGACAAGCACAGATGGCTTCATGATGTTCCGTTCTCTCCGTGGGCTTCCCGGGCGGTTCGCCCGGTACTGCGGACG encodes:
- a CDS encoding ParA family protein, which encodes MKPSVLVVSTDPQGSAVVWAERVGDNLPFDFMAAHDQADQLVHLKKTGAKIHVIANQKGGVGKTTTTVNLAACTFDVLGAKDEYEHIFIDTPGTLADEEILRRALEIADDVLVPMITEPLCFDPTARTIQKVIEPMDIPYRVVVNNWDPRDGRADLEDTEAYIAARGWPRAKTVLRRYKIHSRAVAEGTVVTQYKESGTAYRAREDFFRLSLELGYGGR